Genomic DNA from Telopea speciosissima isolate NSW1024214 ecotype Mountain lineage chromosome 2, Tspe_v1, whole genome shotgun sequence:
TTGTCACCATTGCTGAGATCCTGAAGAACAATGGACTGGCTGTTGAGAAGAGTGAGATTGTTATCCCTGACACTTGACCTTTTTAATTTAAAGCATTAACTGAATATTGAATTTGACTTCTGCAAAATTGAATATACACAGAGATCACAACATCTACTGTTGATATGAAGGACGAATCAAGAGGGCGACCCATCCAGAAAGCAAAGGTAATTTTAGAAAAGCTAGTTACACCATAAAAGAATAATTCAGTGTTTGGTGTGATATGTAGTACCTATCTGTTGGTGTCTGACCTAAGTCATTTAATCTAGATGTAAGAAGAAGGGTGTGGGTGGGGACCGACTCTCCTTCTGCCATGATTTGGGTTTCAGTGTATTGTTTTGTGAAGGCTGTAGGCAGCTACAACCTAATTAACAAACACACCTTCCTCCTTACCCCCACCTTTTTTTCATGATTAATGAGTCAGGGTTCAACcaatatattttaattttgaatgtCAGCTAAAATCAGACTGTTctgttttagattgagattatGCTTGGGAAGACAGAGAACTTTGATGAGTTGATGGCCGCTGCAGCAGAGGAAAGGGAGGCTGCAGGAGATGGAGAGGAGCAAAGCTGATTAGAACGGATGTTCGTCAATCATCTATCTAGTTTGTTCTTATTCTGTTGATGAGGATGAATGGCACTTAACCAATCTGTTTTTTCTTGATTGTGCGACATTTGAGTAAGAATGATCACTAGATTGGCATTTAGAAGAGTTTAGTAGCTGTGATATTGTTGTTGCGGTAGTATCTTCTGTAGAAAAAAATACCTCTGCcattcaaaatttgattttttgttgttttttatcTTAAATTCTTTGGTCTATTGTGGACATGTTTGCACATATGTTGTTGCGAGGCCAGTCCCATCAAATAGCAATTTAATCATCCGAACACTTCAGAATTTTCATGTACCAGGTAAAACCTTAATgtccattttaaaaaatttgatggGCAAGAGTTCTCTGGGTGTGTGGCTCCTACATGTGGTGgcggtggggggggggagaatggaatttttatcacctgcggttctCCTGCCCGGTACGTTTTCCTAGTGCCTCAAATAaaaggaatttttatctcctacaatttTGACACCCTACAATTCCCCTACAATGCCTCacatgggagctgaaatgaccacttacccattgTGTGGACACATTTCCCAAGGcaatgggtaagtggtcatttcactcccatgtgGGGGCAttgtagggaattggagggtgtcagaattgtaggtgATAAAAGGGGGTGGACTCCACCTGGATAGTGTGGTTAggaggtggaatggtcatttcagccccccttaaGAGGAACTGCACAACTGAACTGGTCAGCGAACCTCaggggtcccccccccccccccaaacccagGAGG
This window encodes:
- the LOC122653291 gene encoding uncharacterized protein At2g34160-like; this translates as MEEITEGVNNISIVDSHKKNRIQVSNTKKPLFFYVNLAKRYMQQHNEVELSALGMAIATVVTIAEILKNNGLAVEKKITTSTVDMKDESRGRPIQKAKIEIMLGKTENFDELMAAAAEEREAAGDGEEQS